The nucleotide window GCTCTCTTAATTCTCTAGCTTTTGCAGCCATGGCAAGGGTTTGCGATGTTGATAGATTTTTAATTCTATCGGATAGTTGGTCCATTATGTAGTTAATATTAATTTAGGCTGTCAAGGCAGGTTTGGCCCCCATTTCTTTCAAAAACCTGAAATGGGCTAAAATCGCTTTTCTTGTTGTTTCGTATTCTTTATACGGTAGATTAAATTCCAAAGCAGTTTGTTTCACAATTTTAGAAATTTTCGTGTAGTGAATATGACTAATGTTTGGGAAAATATGATGTTCAACCTGATGATTTAAACCTCCGGTGAACCAATTAATCAACCTATTTTTTGTTCCAAAATTCACGGTAGTATGTAATTGGTGAATTGCCCAAGTATTCTCAATAGTTCCATCTTCAGCTGGCAATGGCATTTCTGCTTCATCCATTACGTGAGCCAATTGAAAAATTACACTGAGAATAATTCCAGCGACATAATGCATCACAACAAAACCAAGAAGTACTTTCCACCATGGAATATCTAAAACAAGCATTGGAATTACAATCCAGATGCTTAAATAAACAACTTTGCTAAGAGCCAAAATTGTCCAATTTTGCCATGGCCTTGGAAGCTCTCCATAAGATAGTTTGCGTTTCATGTAGTTACGCATTTGCAACCAATCTGTCGTAATTGCCCAATTTAGGGTAAGAAGGCCATAAAGTAATATTGAATATAGATGTTGGAATCTGTGGAATTTTTTCCATTTGGCATGTTTGGAAAATCTTAATATTCCTTTTGCATCTAAATCTTCATCATGTCCGTGTATGTTGGTGTATGTATGGTGTAATACATTATGCTGTACCTGCCAATTGTAAACATTTCCAGCTAGTATATAAATGCTTCCGCCCATTAGTTTATTTATCCATTTTTTACTTGAATAAGAACCATGGTTTCCATCATGCATTACATTCATACCGACACCGGCCATACCTATTCCCATCACTACCACAAGGAGCAATTGTGCCCATCCTGGAATGTCAAGGGTAAGTATTAGGAAATAGGGAGCCAAAAACAAGGCGAACATTACTAATGTTTTTACCCAGATTTTCCAGTTACCGGTTCGTTTTAAATTATTTTCTTTAAAATAGTCGTTTACGCGTTTATTGAGAGTTCTAAAAAATTTTGCTGAGTCATTACGCGAAAAACTTAGGGCCTGTTTGGTCATTAATTCTATGTCTTAGTGAATAAATTTTGATTACAAAAAATTCAGCGCAAAGATAGCTAATAATAATAGGCGCATGGACATATAATAACAAAAATTAACCATTAATTATTATATATTTTTGCTAAAAAATTAAGAGAATGGAAACTATCTTGGATTATTTTCAAAATCTAAGTTCAGAGCAAATTAAACAATATGCTTCCTTGGAAGCTTTGTACCAAGATTGGAATCTGAAAATAAATGTGGTGTCTAGAAAGGATATCGACGAACTTTACTTAAGACACGTATTGCATAGTTTGGCAATTGCAAAGTTCATTAATTTTAATCCTAAAGCTAAAATTTTAGATGTAGGAACGGGCGGTGGTTTTCCTGGAATTCCTTTGGCAATTATGTTTCCAGAAACTGAGTTTGTATTAGTTGATAGTATAGCCAAAAAATTGAAGGTTGTTCAAGAAGTAGTGGAGGGTTTGGGCTTAAAGAATGTTTCAACCATACATAGTAGAGTAGAAGAAATCCCAGGGAAATTCGACTTTATTATAAGTCGTGCTGTGGCAGCGATGCCTACTTTTGTGCATTGGACAAGGGGAAAGATTTCTTCAAAACAGAACCATACTATAAAAAATGGAATAATTTACTTAAAGGGTGGTGATTTGCAAGAGGAATTAAAGGGATTCCCAAATGCAAAAGTGATCGATTTATCTTCTTATTTTAAAGAAGATTTTTTTGAAACTAAGAAAATAGTATACCTGCCAATATAATCTTAATGGGTTTTGATGTATTCTTTGTAGTCCTCAATGCTTTTTAACAATATTTGTTTAGCAGTTTCAGAGTTTTGAAATTCCTCAACAACAACAGTTTTATGCTCTAGCTTTTTATAATCTTCAAAAAATGTTTTCAGTTCCCTGAAAAAATGATCAGGTAATTCAGATATATCATTAATATGATTTACCGAAATGTCATCATTGGCAACTGCAATAATTTTATCATCCATTTCTCCTCCATCAAGCATTCGCATTACTCCGATGACCCTAGCACGTAAGATGCATAGAGGAAACACTTCAATTTGAGAAAGAACAACGATATCTAATGGATCCTTATCGTCACAAAAGGTTTGAGGAATAAAACCGTAGTTGGATGGATAATGCATTGCGGAATAAATAACCCTATCCAATTTCAAAAGCCCAGATTCTTTGTCTAATTCGTATTTGGCTCTGGTATTTTTTGGAATTTCAATGATTGCGTTTACTACGTTGGGTATATCATCCCCTATGTCTACATTATGCCATGGATTACTAACTTTATTCATCATTGAAATTTTTGGCAAAGATAGCCATACTTGTTATATCGTATTGGTTTGAATTTTATTTTCGACAAAATTGCTCAATAATTAGACTGTGTTGAGGGAATTTTTCTAATAATTGTTTTTTTGATGCCAACTCAAAGTCGGAAAAGTCAAATCCCGGAGCAACAGTACAGCCAACTAATCCATAAGAGTCTGGTTTATCAATATTCGCTGCAAACCAATGGTTTGCGGGTATTACAACCTGAAATTCTTCGCCAAGACCAACCTTGTTACCTACTCTATGGATTTTTAAACTTCCATTTGGATCAATGTCATAAATGGTGATACATTCACCTTCATAGAAATGCCAAATTTCGTCTTGGTGAATTTTATGAAAAGCTGAATACATGGACGATGTCAATAGAAAATAAATGGATGTAGAATAATTTCGTTTTCCTTTAAGTTGAAGATTAACGTCATTAAGTTCAATGATTCCTTTACTCCTATAATTTTCTTTAAAATACCCTCCCTCTGGATGTGGAGATAATTGAAGTTTATCTATTAAATCGTTTGCTCTACTCATTCTTTTATTATAATGAAACAGTAAAAAAAAGCCCGTTTCAACGGGCTTTTTTAACACAAAATTTTATTATCCCAAGAAGGGGTATCTATAATCCGTAGGCGTTACGAAAGTTTCTTTAATTAGCCTTGGTGAAACCCAACGTAGTAGGTTTAGAGAACTACCTGCCTTATCATTTGTTCCTGATGCTCTTGCACCACCAAATGGTTGTTGGCCAACAACAGCGCCCGTAGGTTTATCATTTATATAAAAGTTTCCTGCCGAGTTTTGAAGTGCTTGGGTAGCTTCCTCTATGGCGTATCTATCAGTGGCTAAAACGGCACCCGTCAAGGCATAAACACTTGTTTCGTCAACTAATTTTAAAGTTTCGGAATAAGCGTTATCCTTATAAATGTAAATTGTAATTACAGGACCAAATAATTCAGTACACATGGTGGTGTATTTTGGATCTGTGGTTAGGATGACAGTTGGTTCTATAAAATAACCCTTGCTCTTATCATAACCTCCGCCTGCAATTATCTCCGCATTTGCATCTTTTTTGGCTTGGTCGATAAAACCAGCAAGTTTGTTGAAGGCACCTTCATGGATTACCGCCGTTATAAAGTTGTCCATGTCTTCAGGTGATCCCATTTTGAAGGATTTTATATCATCCAACAAATATTTTTTTACATCACCCCACAAGCTTTCAGGTATGTAGGCTCTAGACGCAGCGCTGCATTTTTGTCCTTGTAATTCAAAAGCACCTCTGGCAATTGCAGTAGCAACTTGTTTTGCATTTGCTGATGGATGAGCGATGATAAAGTCTTTTCCACCAGTTTCTCCTACAATTCTAGGGTAATTTTTATAATTATGAATGTTTTCACCTATTTGTTTCCAAAGGTTTTTAAATACATCCGTGGAACCAGTAAAGTGTAAGCCTGAAAAATCTGGGTGCGAAAGGATAGTGTCGGTGATCATAACCGGATCCCCCATAATCATGTTTATAACTCCATCAGGCACACCAGCTTCCTTGAACACCTCCAATATCACCTGGGCCGAATAGACCTGACTATCACTTGGTTTCCATACAACAACATTTCCCATTAATGCCATACTAGCTGGTAAATTTCCCGCAATTGCGGTGAAATTAAATGGAGTTACGGCATAGGTGAATCCTTCAAGCGGTCTATATTCAACTCTATTCCATGCATCTGAAGTACTTTCAGGTTGTTCCGCATATATATCGGTCATATACTGAACATTGAAGCGTAAAAAATCAATCAATTCGCAAGCGGCATCTATTTCGGCTTGGTGAATTGTTTTAGACTGGGCAATCATTGTTGCCGCATTGATTTTAGCTCTATAAGGACCAGCAATTAATTCAGCTGCTTTTAAAAAGATTCCTGCACGTTGTTCCCATGATAATTGAGACCATTTTTTCCTTGCTTCCAATGCAGTTTCAATTGCCTCTTCTACATGTTTCTTTTCAGCTAAATGGTAATGCCCTACAATATGTTTGTGGTCATGTGGAGGGGACATTGGTTTTGTACTGGTAGTTTTAACTTCCTTTCCGTTTATGAATAATGGCACTTCAATTTGACTCTTAAACATACTTTTGTATGCACTTAAAACAGCATCCCTTTCAGGTGATCCTGGAGCATATGTTTTTACAGGTTCATTAACGGCAATTGGTACGTTGAAAAATCCTTTTCCCATCGAAATTTATCTTTTTAGAGTTGATAGTTATTTTGCGAACGCAAAGGTACGCTATTATAGATTTTCAACCAATGAAACAGTCCTAAAAAGGCGTTAAATCTAAGATTGATGGCTAATATGACCTGTTGGGTTTTTTGATAAAAGATTTGAGAGGAAGTTAGTTAATAGCGAATGGTGCACTTAACTTAAAACAAGGTATCATAACCTTAAATTTTTGTGTGGTTGAGAAATTTACCATTTGATAATAACCATGCATAGCTCCAAATGGTGAAGTCAACAAACAGCCAGAATTGTATGTGTGGGATTCACCTGGTTTCAAAACGGGCTTTTTACCAATGACACCTTCTCCTTCAACAACTTCAGTATTGTTCAAAGCGTCGTAAATTTTCCAATAACGGGTATTTAACTGTACAGAATCTTTGCTTTGGTTCTCAATGGTTACCCTATAGCCAAATGCATACTGTACCTTATAATTTTTATAAAAAGTTCCTTCGAAAGTGGTTTCAACGGAAATTTTTATACCACTAGTTACTTGATGTACCATGAAATAAACTATGCTTTCGCTAAAATAAGATAATTTTTGAATTATTAATTCAATATTAGTCTAATGTACACTTTTTGAGGTTGATACGAGCAATGGTGCAGTTAATTTGAGGAATGGTATTCTGTGTCGGCAAATTGCTCCAATAAAGAGAAGAAATTCAAAATATCGCTTTGCTGTAGTATTGAATTAATAGTTACAAGCCTAACGAACTGGGTTCCGTTGTTTTCACCGAAACTTACAAGAAATTTTGCCTTTTCATACATGGCGTGGCAAAGTTTTTTAGCATTATAATCCTTGTAATTGAAACATACAGAAATAGATTTCTCATAACTGTAAAGTGTATAATTGGGATTTGCTTGAATGTACTTCCTGGCGAAATCTGCCATTTTAAATTGATGATCTACCATTTTCCCCAACCCTTCTGTCCCTATAGATTTCCATAAGGTCCATAATTTAAGTGCGTCGTTACGCCGTCCACATTGTAAGGATGTTTTACCTGGGTTAAAATCGTCCACTGCTGTTTGAAATAGATAATCAGCATCAGCAGCCAAAGAGTTATAAAGAAACTTTTTTTCCTTGCAAAGAAATATGGAACAGGTCATTGGGGTACCCAACATCTTGTGGGCATTGTAATTAAAACTATCTGAAAGCTCTATACCTTCCACTAAATGGTTATATGAGTTACTGAATATAACGGAACCGCAATAAGCACCATCAACATGAAACCATAACCCATATTTAGAAGATATTTTGGCAATTTCTTTTATAGGGTCAAATGCGCCTAACACTGTTGTTCCAGCAGTGGCATTGATAAAGAAGGGGAGGTTTCCTAACTCAATATCTTTTTCAATTTGGGTTTCTAAATCCGAAACCAGCATACAGCCTCTAGCATCCGTTTTGACATAGCGAACGTTGTTTCTCCCTATACCTGACAATGCAGCATTCTTGCCTATAGAATAATGGCAAGCCTCAGATGTATACAATGTAAAGGTTCGGTTTACCCCAACCATTGATGTCTCCGGTAATTTTGCATCTCGTGCGAGGATCAAAGAAATAAAATTGCTCATAGATCCACCTGAGGCAATTGTTCCTCCATAACTATCTGGATAACCTATTAATTCTTTGCTTGCTTGAAGTATTACCTTTTCTACTCCAATTTGGGGACCAGCCACTTTATAGGTATACATACTAGTATTGAGCATTACTGCTAAAAGGTCACCAAGCACTGCTTTGGGAACGCGCCCCCCATATAATTGATTGAAGAATCTGTTGGTCGCTGTTTTAGGGGTTGCTTTAATTAGCTCCTTAAGTCCTGAAATGAAATTTTCCTCCAATTCAGCAGTGGCTTTCAAGCTTAGGTCTAATTTTTTAAATAAATCTGGAATTTTAACAGGTGCAACAATGGGATGTTCTTCTTCAGATTGAAGCAATACATCACATAACTCCATGAATAATTGTAGCTCTTCCTTCAATTTGAAAACTAGTTTAGAGGAAGGTCAAAATTACGAAATAACCTCTAGTTAGAAATATTAACTGATGATGCTTCTCCAACGCCTATCATACGATCGAATCTCGCTCCTAAATCACGATAGTAAACCAATACTTTATAGTTGTTTTCAGTTTGCCAAAAATTCCCAGATATTGCTCCTTCATCCAAGACTCCGTCTGGGTTTACAATAACATATTTATAATTATAAAAACCTTGCTTCATCGGTAACTTAGCTTCGTATACTCCACGGTCTCCGTTATAATACATTCTATTTTCTTCCTCTAAGGCGTAATTGTTATAATTACCATATACATAAATGCTGCGTCCATCCATTAGTTCTGGAGACAATAAAGAAAAATGAATAACCGCATAATCGGCTTCAATAGATATGTCATTCATAGCATCAGCAGTTATCACAAAATTCCCGTTTATGTCTGGATTGTAAGTATATGGCCTATTTGCCCTAATTTCATTGGTGAATAAGTAATTGTGGTAAACTTCTTTTAAATCAATGAATTGAACTCCGGTATTCGCCACTCTAATATCCCGATTTTCATAAAACAGGTATTCATTTCCGGCCCAAAAACTACTTTCTTTCACATAGCGGTAAATAAGCTCATTACCTAGGGCGTATTGTGGCCGTAATCCAAAAATTGCTGTATTTAAATTGTTGTTTTGTACAATCACGGTTTTTACAGTTTCCAAAGGATTATTAAATCTTAAACCGCGGCCGGTAATTACAAAGTCAACACTTTGTTTTTCGTTGATGAACTTAACATCCCTACTTCGTTTTATGCTAACCCCGACATTTGCCAATTCTTCATAAATCATAAATTTCCTACTGAAAATAAGGTCACCATAACTATTTCTGATAGACAATAAATAGTTTCCACTTTTTAATAAGCCCCGCGTTTGGGGGTTTGGAATTTGTAATCTGTAATGTGAATAAATCTGGTAGGTGTTATAGGAATTTTCATAATCTCGAATTCTCTGATTGTCAAAACCGGCCAGATATTCTGGTTTTGAAAGCTGAGAAGGTTTCCAATTATAATCAAAATGTTCTATTTCATAATAATAGTCGGCCTCATCCCCGTTAAGCGCATCAAATTCCAATTGTAAGGTTTCGCCAAGTTTAAGTATAGGCAAACTGCTTTCCGGTGTATTACCCTTAAATGTTATTGTCTTAATGTAATTGGGTGGATTTGTTTCAATTACTTGAGCATGGTAAAAATGCATGCTAAGAAGTAAGAAAAGACAAAATAAATAATGTTTCATTCGGACAGTTTATTTGCTAAATATAGGCAAATAATGTGCCTAAATACCAGAATGAATTTGGTACTCTATAGGTTAAAAAGGTAAGTAATCTGGTGATTACCGATTGCCTTGTCCGGAATGGCTCAATAAATGGCGGTTCCAATCGACTTCTGAATTGGAATCCCACAATGGTTTGGCGTCAAATAAATCTAAAAAATCTCCAAATGATTTTTGTAAACTCCTCATTTTGTCTACCACTAATTTGTGTCTTGTAAGACATTGGTCTAGATCAAAAGAAAAAAACTTTGAATTTTTTAAATCTTCTTTTGAAACTTCCTCCATTTGTTTTGCACCGATAATATCGGAGACTAATGTTAACTGGGTTTTGTCCTCACCATTTTTCATAAAACTCCGCTGCATAGTCTGTTGGTCGGAGTTGCTGTTAAAGAAGATAGATTGGGCGGAC belongs to Aegicerativicinus sediminis and includes:
- the rsmG gene encoding 16S rRNA (guanine(527)-N(7))-methyltransferase RsmG, whose product is METILDYFQNLSSEQIKQYASLEALYQDWNLKINVVSRKDIDELYLRHVLHSLAIAKFINFNPKAKILDVGTGGGFPGIPLAIMFPETEFVLVDSIAKKLKVVQEVVEGLGLKNVSTIHSRVEEIPGKFDFIISRAVAAMPTFVHWTRGKISSKQNHTIKNGIIYLKGGDLQEELKGFPNAKVIDLSSYFKEDFFETKKIVYLPI
- a CDS encoding cupin domain-containing protein; its protein translation is MSRANDLIDKLQLSPHPEGGYFKENYRSKGIIELNDVNLQLKGKRNYSTSIYFLLTSSMYSAFHKIHQDEIWHFYEGECITIYDIDPNGSLKIHRVGNKVGLGEEFQVVIPANHWFAANIDKPDSYGLVGCTVAPGFDFSDFELASKKQLLEKFPQHSLIIEQFCRK
- the pruA gene encoding L-glutamate gamma-semialdehyde dehydrogenase → MGKGFFNVPIAVNEPVKTYAPGSPERDAVLSAYKSMFKSQIEVPLFINGKEVKTTSTKPMSPPHDHKHIVGHYHLAEKKHVEEAIETALEARKKWSQLSWEQRAGIFLKAAELIAGPYRAKINAATMIAQSKTIHQAEIDAACELIDFLRFNVQYMTDIYAEQPESTSDAWNRVEYRPLEGFTYAVTPFNFTAIAGNLPASMALMGNVVVWKPSDSQVYSAQVILEVFKEAGVPDGVINMIMGDPVMITDTILSHPDFSGLHFTGSTDVFKNLWKQIGENIHNYKNYPRIVGETGGKDFIIAHPSANAKQVATAIARGAFELQGQKCSAASRAYIPESLWGDVKKYLLDDIKSFKMGSPEDMDNFITAVIHEGAFNKLAGFIDQAKKDANAEIIAGGGYDKSKGYFIEPTVILTTDPKYTTMCTELFGPVITIYIYKDNAYSETLKLVDETSVYALTGAVLATDRYAIEEATQALQNSAGNFYINDKPTGAVVGQQPFGGARASGTNDKAGSSLNLLRWVSPRLIKETFVTPTDYRYPFLG
- a CDS encoding pyridoxal phosphate-dependent decarboxylase family protein encodes the protein MKEELQLFMELCDVLLQSEEEHPIVAPVKIPDLFKKLDLSLKATAELEENFISGLKELIKATPKTATNRFFNQLYGGRVPKAVLGDLLAVMLNTSMYTYKVAGPQIGVEKVILQASKELIGYPDSYGGTIASGGSMSNFISLILARDAKLPETSMVGVNRTFTLYTSEACHYSIGKNAALSGIGRNNVRYVKTDARGCMLVSDLETQIEKDIELGNLPFFINATAGTTVLGAFDPIKEIAKISSKYGLWFHVDGAYCGSVIFSNSYNHLVEGIELSDSFNYNAHKMLGTPMTCSIFLCKEKKFLYNSLAADADYLFQTAVDDFNPGKTSLQCGRRNDALKLWTLWKSIGTEGLGKMVDHQFKMADFARKYIQANPNYTLYSYEKSISVCFNYKDYNAKKLCHAMYEKAKFLVSFGENNGTQFVRLVTINSILQQSDILNFFSLLEQFADTEYHSSN
- a CDS encoding fatty acid desaturase family protein, which translates into the protein MTKQALSFSRNDSAKFFRTLNKRVNDYFKENNLKRTGNWKIWVKTLVMFALFLAPYFLILTLDIPGWAQLLLVVVMGIGMAGVGMNVMHDGNHGSYSSKKWINKLMGGSIYILAGNVYNWQVQHNVLHHTYTNIHGHDEDLDAKGILRFSKHAKWKKFHRFQHLYSILLYGLLTLNWAITTDWLQMRNYMKRKLSYGELPRPWQNWTILALSKVVYLSIWIVIPMLVLDIPWWKVLLGFVVMHYVAGIILSVIFQLAHVMDEAEMPLPAEDGTIENTWAIHQLHTTVNFGTKNRLINWFTGGLNHQVEHHIFPNISHIHYTKISKIVKQTALEFNLPYKEYETTRKAILAHFRFLKEMGAKPALTA
- the apaG gene encoding Co2+/Mg2+ efflux protein ApaG; its protein translation is MVHQVTSGIKISVETTFEGTFYKNYKVQYAFGYRVTIENQSKDSVQLNTRYWKIYDALNNTEVVEGEGVIGKKPVLKPGESHTYNSGCLLTSPFGAMHGYYQMVNFSTTQKFKVMIPCFKLSAPFAIN
- a CDS encoding type IX secretion system plug protein, with amino-acid sequence MKHYLFCLFLLLSMHFYHAQVIETNPPNYIKTITFKGNTPESSLPILKLGETLQLEFDALNGDEADYYYEIEHFDYNWKPSQLSKPEYLAGFDNQRIRDYENSYNTYQIYSHYRLQIPNPQTRGLLKSGNYLLSIRNSYGDLIFSRKFMIYEELANVGVSIKRSRDVKFINEKQSVDFVITGRGLRFNNPLETVKTVIVQNNNLNTAIFGLRPQYALGNELIYRYVKESSFWAGNEYLFYENRDIRVANTGVQFIDLKEVYHNYLFTNEIRANRPYTYNPDINGNFVITADAMNDISIEADYAVIHFSLLSPELMDGRSIYVYGNYNNYALEEENRMYYNGDRGVYEAKLPMKQGFYNYKYVIVNPDGVLDEGAISGNFWQTENNYKVLVYYRDLGARFDRMIGVGEASSVNISN
- a CDS encoding inorganic diphosphatase, with amino-acid sequence MMNKVSNPWHNVDIGDDIPNVVNAIIEIPKNTRAKYELDKESGLLKLDRVIYSAMHYPSNYGFIPQTFCDDKDPLDIVVLSQIEVFPLCILRARVIGVMRMLDGGEMDDKIIAVANDDISVNHINDISELPDHFFRELKTFFEDYKKLEHKTVVVEEFQNSETAKQILLKSIEDYKEYIKTH